AATCTACTAGTACACCTAGGACCTCGGTTTTAGTAAAATGAAAGCCACAACACACTCAAACTGAATACTATGAAGATAATTGTGATGATGATCCGGATATGGATGCTGATATAGGGTTAGAAGAAATAGATGAAGAAATAGAGGAAAAAGAAGGTGAGGAGGATAGTGTTGAATTTGACATGCGGCAGATGCCTTTGATGGCCAATTAGCAAGTAGGGTGGGTCAACGGAAAAAAAGTAATAGGACTAAAGGGCCAAGTTCGGCGTGGAATGATGCCACTAAGGTAAATGTGACCGATGAATTTGGGATTACAACAGTTATGGTGGAGTGCAATCATTGCAAAATGCAAGTGCCCACGAAGTCTTCTAGACATGGGACAAATGGTATTCTTAATCATGTGAAGAAATGCTCGAATTTTAGTCTCTACGAGGCTCCAGATTCAAAACAACCATTGTTGTCACAAGGGGTGATAGGGGGTCAAATTGTCGCTCACACTTTCAATAAAAAAAGGCTTGATATGAAATGTGTGAAGTGGATAATAAAAGCGGAGATGCCTTTTAGGGCGATTGATCAAGATGGCTTTAGAGATTGGATCCATGACTTGATTCCAAAGTACAAGCTTCCAAATAGGCACAAGGTGGCGGCGGCAGTTTTAGAATTGTATTTTACAGAGAAGGAAAAAATCAAGGAGGTGGTTGATGGTTTGAGGGTGAGTATCACTACCGATACTTGGACCTcaatccaaaatattaactacatTGTGGTGACATCACATTTTTTGGATAATGATTAGACATTGCATAAGAGGATCCTAAATTTTGTTCAAATTACGTCTCACGATGATCATAATATTGGGAGGTGTCTAGAGGTATGCTTGAATAATTGGGGCATAGACAATGTATTTAGCATTACCGTTGACAATGGTAGTGCCAATGACACCGCCATTGCATACATGAAGAGAAGGCTCAAGTCCAATGGTACTCTTTTACTTGACAGGACTCCCTTGCACATGAGGTGTGCTTGTCACATCCTCAATTTGACAGTTAAAGATGGAATGACGGAGCTTAGTCTTGAGATTGAAGGGATAAGGAATTGTGTCAAATTTATACACTCATCCCCTACGAAGTTGGAGACTTTTAGGGAGTATTGCATCTTGATGAGATTTGATAAGATGTTGAATATTCTTTTTGATGTTGTCACAAGGTCGAATGCCACCTATGAAATGCTCAATAGTACCTTCAAATTTAAGCAAGTGTTCTCAAGGATGGTGGATGAGTGCAACACTTTCATCTTTTACTTTCAAGAGGAGGTATCTAAAGAGATTAATGGGGTCACAACCAAGGTGAAACGAGTGGGTCCTTCGGTGTTGGAAGATTGGGAGAGGGCGGTGAGTTTTGCTCACTTTCTTAAAAAGTTTTATCATGCCACCTTGACACTTAGTGCAATCCTAACTCCAACTTCAAACTTAATACTCGGCATGATGATTGCATTGCAAGTGGAGATAGAATAAAAGATTTGCAATTCCTCTAATGCCACTTTGCAAGGTGTGGCAACTTCCATGAAGCTTAAGTTTGACAAGTATTGGGGGGACATTGAAAAGGTTAACCCTATACTCTTTATGACTCAAGCACTCGACCCGAGGTACAAGTTTGAATTGTTGGAGGCAAGCCTAGAAGAACTCCGCTATTCATGTGAGGCAATCTTGGATGTGAAGACaagtattaaaaaaaacttgACATATTTGTTTAAGGCGTATAAGGAGGGAAAGGTTTCTAGTAGTAGTGTTACAATGGATCAAAGACCAAGTGTTGTGGTAGATGATTCTTCGGGGTTGGAAGATGATGATGTTGCTACAAGAATGCAAAAGAAGATCCAACAAAAAAGAGCGACGGCCCAACAAAACGAGATATCCAATAAAGTGGATATGTACTTCAATGATCCTCACCAAAACTTAACATATGAGGGTTTCAATATTTTGGATTGGTGGAAAGTCAATTGTGGAACATATAGTAAGGTTGCTAAGGACATTTTTGCTCTTCCTAGTAGCACCGTTGCTAGTGAGAATGCTTTTAATCTTGGTGGGAGAGTTGTAGATCCTTTTAGAGCTTCCATAACACCGAGAACAGTTGAGGTTTTGGTGTGTACAAGTGATCGGCTAAGGGGGAATGAAATATCCTTCTACAAGAAGTCTACAATCGACGACCTCATGTTCTACAAGGAACTTGAATACTTGGAGAAGGGTAAGTGAAGTATTTGATttcatgtttttattttcttagttttataATTTATGCATTCACTTTCTAAatatattttgtgttttattgtttttattgttttagagTTGCCTAATATGGGAGGTGAGGAGAATCCCACACAAAGTGAAATGCCACTTCCTCCACCACCTCAAGTTCAACGCCGCCCATCACAACCTCTGCGACCACCCATTTCAAGAGCATCTACACCAACACAAAGAAGGGTTCAATTATCAACAAGAGAAAGGGGTCCACCATCAATGGCAACGGGTCATTCATTAACAAGGGGAAGGGGCCGAAGGGGCGAAAGGGAATGAACTTACTTAAGATTCATATTGGTTGCATGCACTTTTTTGCTTATAAACTaagttttgcttttggtttgtaacttaatCTAAATTCATTCGGAAGTTTGGTTTGTAAAACTTAACTTATTTCATTTTGGTTGCATGCacttttaattaactagtttggTAGACAATTGTGAACGTAAGCTTAACTTGTTAGTTGTTACTTGCTTGgtatgaaaatt
This region of Malus domestica chromosome 07, GDT2T_hap1 genomic DNA includes:
- the LOC108174313 gene encoding zinc finger BED domain-containing protein RICESLEEPER 2-like, with the protein product MPFRAIDQDGFRDWIHDLIPKYKLPNRHKVAAAVLELYFTEKEKIKEVVDGLRTLHKRILNFVQITSHDDHNIGRCLEVCLNNWGIDNVFSITVDNGSANDTAIAYMKRRLKSNGTLLLDRTPLHMRCACHILNLTVKDGMTELSLEIEGIRNCVKFIHSSPTKLETFREYCILMRFDKMLNILFDVVTRSNATYEMLNSTFKFKQVFSRMVDECNTFIFYFQEEVSKEINGVTTKVKRVGPSVLEDWERAVSFAHFLKKFYHATLTLSAILTPTSNLILGMMIALQVEIE